The nucleotide sequence ATGTGCAAACTACATGCGGGCGTGAGAGAGTTCTAACTCGTATTTCTCAGGAGTCATGCTATAATGGACATATCCACGGAGGAAAAACACACCGAGGGAAAATTTTCTATTTAGGAAAGAAAAGGAGAGATCGAGATGAACAAGATGAAATCCTTCCTCGCTGCGATCGCAGCGGGACTCTTCCTGTGCGCACCGCAGGCGGCAGAGGCAGCAGCGCCGCAGACTTCAGAGCCGCCCGTCCTCATGGTCGACGGCACGGGCAGGGCGGAGGCGGCACCCGACTGCGCGACGATCTCGGTCGGCGTCGTCACGCAGGCGGCGGACGCGAAGACGGCGCAGGAGGAGAATGCGAAGAAGGCGCAGGCGGTGCAGCGGGCGCTCGTCGCAGCCGGCATCCCCGAGGCGAACATCCAGACGCGCGGCTACTACTTCCAGCCGCTTTATGAGCGCGAGGCGCGCGAGAATGAGATCACCGGCTATCGCGCGGAGAACAATGTGACGGTGCGCGTCGACAATCTCGCCGATGTCAGCCGCGTCATCGACCTCGCGCTCAAGAATGGCGCGAACAGCATATCTTCGCTGGATTTCGGCGTGAAGAATGCAGACAAGGTTCGCAAGATTGCCTTGACTGCCGCTGTCAATGACGCACGAAAGAAGGCGGACGAGCTTGCCGCCGCTCTGGGCAGGCGCGTCGTCGGACTGAAGGCCGTATCGGAGAACACCTATCCGTTTGCTGAGCGCAGCGCGGGCGCAAAGATGCTCATGGCCGCCGATGCAGCTCCGACGCCGATCGCGCCGGGCATGTTGGAGATGAGTGCCGAGGTGCATATCGAGTATTACTTGAGCGAGTGAGGTTGGCAAAGAAAGCTTGACGGAAGACAAAGGCGTGCAAGAGGGGGAGATGAGAGTCTCCTCCTCTTTTGTGTTTTATATGATAGGAGGTTTCTCCCTATAAAAACGCTATGCACTCTATATTTATAGGAAAAATATCTAGCATATATTTTCAGACTATAAGTCCTAAAAAGAAGAAATGCGAGAATAATTCCTTGCAAAATTGCTCGCTTTATGCTATATT is from Selenomonas sputigena ATCC 35185 and encodes:
- a CDS encoding SIMPL domain-containing protein, with protein sequence MNKMKSFLAAIAAGLFLCAPQAAEAAAPQTSEPPVLMVDGTGRAEAAPDCATISVGVVTQAADAKTAQEENAKKAQAVQRALVAAGIPEANIQTRGYYFQPLYEREARENEITGYRAENNVTVRVDNLADVSRVIDLALKNGANSISSLDFGVKNADKVRKIALTAAVNDARKKADELAAALGRRVVGLKAVSENTYPFAERSAGAKMLMAADAAPTPIAPGMLEMSAEVHIEYYLSE